A stretch of the Dechloromonas sp. TW-R-39-2 genome encodes the following:
- a CDS encoding LPS-assembly protein LptD: MTGFSRRPLAVIVCCLFAGMQVSHAAIDPLRLPLPVKGESNLLPAAASTAVIELAANDTPVRLRVERKFNVLGKKKAPLLPGIGVDHPVELKKGDAYPLFIVADNIEGQVDDVTDASGEVVLRKAGTEVFADKVIYWPLEDEVDATGQVRLLQEGMEVDTPHLRMKLSEQIGFAEKADYHIVKEVTSRFYRTQQTIITVASANSTVVTGAPMMLNVPNSYGLPTTAPTRRPSEASGRAERADFEGENHIRLTNTTYSTCKPGDQDWYLRASEMFLDYDRDVGDATHASVWFKDVPIFYAPLASFSLNHGRHSGFLHPFFSTSTKNGLDVTAPYYWSIAPNYDATLNPRYMTKRGFQLGAEARYLDYNYNGMTRLEYVPHDEIEKRERYAYNIQHQHNLGRGFTSTINWNGVSDDHYWEDMSSRLLQTSQTQLAKQVAIGYSPAPWLSTSMQVLRYQTLQTDPTNIIARPYFLEPQLNLVGYKANVLKTDLSVIGQYSHFIHPEKVNGQRMVLYPQVSLPIVHPAFQITPKIGVHATQYSLGNQVNGEPTSMSRTLPIVSLDSSVIFERESNWLDRDYIQTLEPRLYYLNIPYKDQSKIPVFDSGLTDFNFAQMFAENRYSGFDRINDANQLTAALTTRLLDANTGVERFKAMLGQRYYFKQQRVTLPTESVRTADFSNLVAAVNGLVLPKTYADAAWEYNYNKGTNERVSLGMRFQPELGKVLSASYRYTRDPLTAISQVDQIDLAGQWPLSANWYAVGRYNYSLRDKQLLEAIGGLEYNAGCWATRAVVQRLEAISGTPNTTFFLQLELNDFSSVGSNPIQLLRRSIPGYGKTNELPNSGSLLTTQ, from the coding sequence ATGACCGGATTTTCCCGTCGCCCGCTCGCTGTCATCGTCTGCTGCCTGTTTGCCGGCATGCAGGTGAGCCACGCTGCCATCGACCCGCTGCGCTTGCCGCTGCCGGTCAAGGGGGAGAGCAATTTGCTGCCTGCGGCTGCGTCGACCGCAGTCATCGAGCTGGCGGCGAATGACACTCCGGTCCGCTTGCGGGTCGAGCGCAAGTTCAACGTGCTGGGCAAGAAAAAGGCGCCGCTGCTGCCCGGTATCGGGGTCGATCATCCGGTCGAGTTGAAAAAAGGCGATGCTTATCCGCTCTTCATCGTGGCCGATAATATTGAAGGCCAGGTCGATGACGTGACTGATGCCAGCGGTGAGGTGGTGCTGCGCAAGGCCGGCACCGAAGTATTTGCCGACAAGGTGATTTACTGGCCGCTTGAGGATGAGGTGGATGCCACCGGGCAGGTTCGTCTGCTGCAGGAAGGGATGGAAGTCGATACGCCGCATCTGCGGATGAAGCTTTCCGAACAGATCGGCTTTGCCGAAAAGGCCGACTATCACATCGTCAAGGAAGTGACGAGCCGCTTCTACCGGACGCAGCAAACGATCATCACCGTGGCTTCGGCCAATTCAACGGTAGTGACCGGCGCGCCGATGATGCTCAATGTGCCGAACAGCTATGGTTTGCCGACGACTGCGCCGACGCGTCGTCCTTCAGAGGCGAGCGGGCGTGCCGAACGGGCTGATTTCGAAGGCGAGAATCATATTCGCCTGACGAATACGACATATTCGACCTGCAAGCCGGGCGATCAGGACTGGTACTTGCGCGCCTCGGAAATGTTCCTCGATTACGACCGGGATGTCGGTGATGCAACCCATGCCTCCGTCTGGTTCAAGGATGTGCCGATTTTCTATGCGCCGCTGGCCTCTTTCTCGTTGAATCATGGGCGTCATTCGGGGTTCCTGCATCCCTTTTTCTCGACGTCGACCAAAAACGGCCTCGATGTCACGGCGCCGTATTACTGGAGCATCGCTCCCAATTACGATGCCACGCTGAATCCGCGTTACATGACCAAGCGCGGTTTCCAGCTGGGGGCCGAAGCGCGTTATCTCGACTACAACTACAACGGGATGACCCGTCTGGAGTATGTGCCGCACGACGAGATTGAAAAACGCGAACGCTACGCTTACAACATCCAGCATCAACACAATCTGGGGCGCGGCTTCACATCGACGATCAACTGGAATGGCGTTTCGGACGACCATTACTGGGAAGATATGTCTTCCCGCCTGTTGCAGACTTCTCAGACACAACTGGCCAAGCAGGTTGCCATCGGCTATTCGCCAGCGCCGTGGTTGAGTACCAGCATGCAGGTCTTGCGTTACCAGACCTTGCAGACGGACCCGACCAACATCATCGCTCGCCCCTACTTCCTCGAACCGCAGCTGAATCTCGTCGGTTACAAGGCCAATGTGCTGAAAACCGACCTCAGCGTGATCGGCCAGTATTCGCATTTCATCCACCCGGAAAAGGTCAACGGACAGCGCATGGTGCTCTATCCGCAGGTTTCCCTGCCGATTGTCCACCCCGCCTTCCAGATCACCCCGAAGATAGGCGTGCATGCGACCCAGTATTCGCTGGGTAACCAGGTCAACGGCGAGCCGACCAGCATGAGTCGCACGCTGCCGATTGTGTCGCTCGACTCGTCGGTCATTTTCGAACGTGAAAGCAACTGGCTCGACCGTGATTACATCCAGACGCTGGAGCCGCGCCTTTACTATCTGAATATTCCGTACAAGGACCAGAGCAAGATTCCGGTTTTCGACTCCGGCCTGACCGACTTCAATTTTGCCCAGATGTTTGCTGAAAACCGTTACAGCGGTTTTGACCGGATCAATGACGCGAACCAGCTGACGGCCGCATTGACGACGCGCCTGCTCGATGCCAATACCGGTGTCGAGCGTTTCAAGGCGATGCTGGGCCAGCGTTACTACTTCAAGCAGCAGCGCGTAACTCTGCCGACCGAGTCGGTCCGGACAGCTGACTTCTCCAATCTGGTTGCTGCGGTCAACGGTCTGGTCTTGCCCAAAACCTATGCCGATGCTGCCTGGGAATACAACTACAACAAGGGAACCAACGAACGTGTCTCCCTGGGGATGCGTTTCCAGCCCGAACTGGGCAAGGTGCTCAGCGCCAGTTACCGTTATACCCGCGATCCACTGACCGCCATTTCACAGGTCGACCAGATCGACCTGGCTGGTCAGTGGCCGCTCAGCGCCAACTGGTACGCTGTCGGGCGCTACAACTACTCGCTGCGTGACAAGCAGCTGCTTGAGGCGATTGGCGGTCTGGAATACAACGCCGGCTGCTGGGCGACGCGTGCTGTCGTGCAGCGCCTGGAAGCCATCTCCGGCACGCCCAATACCACCTTCTTCCTGCAACTTGAACTCAATGACTTCAGCAGCGTCGGTTCGAATCCGATCCAGCTGCTGCGGCGTAGTATTCCCGGTTACGGGAAAACCAATGAACTGCCCAACAGCGGCAGTCTGCTCACTACTCAATGA
- a CDS encoding glutaredoxin family protein, which yields MRKLLILCLILGAAGASAQTYRWIDANGRTVFSDTPPPRTGAPVAKTEKATADDGLPFAVKKAAEAFPVTLFTTPECVDECKQARDLLNKRGVPFTERMVVKQEDHAELKQLVGDAFVPSLRVGKQPVRGFEANAYNNLLDLAGYPKTAPYGAKPAAVPGQ from the coding sequence ATGCGCAAACTGTTGATCCTCTGCCTCATCCTCGGCGCAGCCGGTGCCAGCGCCCAGACTTACCGCTGGATCGATGCCAACGGCCGTACGGTTTTCAGCGACACGCCGCCGCCACGTACCGGCGCGCCGGTCGCCAAGACGGAGAAGGCCACGGCTGACGACGGCCTGCCATTTGCCGTCAAAAAAGCAGCCGAAGCTTTCCCGGTCACGCTGTTCACCACCCCGGAGTGTGTCGACGAATGCAAGCAGGCACGCGACCTGCTCAACAAGCGTGGCGTACCGTTCACCGAGCGCATGGTGGTCAAACAGGAAGATCACGCCGAACTGAAACAGTTGGTCGGCGATGCCTTCGTGCCTTCGTTGCGCGTCGGCAAACAACCGGTTCGCGGTTTCGAGGCCAACGCCTACAACAACCTGCTCGACCTGGCCGGCTACCCGAAAACCGCGCCCTACGGCGCCAAACCTGCGGCGGTACCCGGCCAATGA
- a CDS encoding M3 family metallopeptidase, producing the protein MTTTNPLLDFSDLPRFDLVQPEHVKPAIESLLTAGRELIERLTSDATPATWRDFAGALSDGLEPFGRAWGVVGHLHSVNDVPAWREAYNEMLPEVSRFYAELGQNLKLFDKYKALRSSPEYATLSIEQKKVVDNEVRDFRLSGAELPEDQKPRFQAIMEELSQLSAKFSENVLDATNAFAEVITDPALLAGLPDDAIEAAKAAAEKAGVEGWRFSLQAPSYGPVMQYADNRELRARLYRASATRAAEFHDGSSKPEWDNTPVINRMLALRLEDAKMLGFNNFAEVSLAPKMADTPTQVLAFLRELAAKAKPFAEKDIAELKAFAKDELGLDDFQPWDAAYVSEKLLQARYAFSEHEVKQYFTEPKVLGGLFNVIESLFNVKVKPDTAPVWHEDVKFFRLETSTGELVGQFYLDLYARETKRGGAWMDEARSRRRTTTGIQKPIAYLNCNFPRPVGDKPATFTHDDVITLFHETGHGLHHLLTRGEELGVSGIHGVEWDAVELPSQFMENYCWEWQVVEGMTAHVDTGATLPRALFDKMLAAKNFQSGMMAVRQIEFSLFDMQLHSEFDPQGTSTVMDLLHAVRDEVAVLVPPAWHRFPNAFSHIFGGGYGAGYFSYKWAEVLSADAYAAFEEAGDPFDATTGKRFLDEILSAGGSRPAIESFKAFRGREPSVDALLRHSGMVAA; encoded by the coding sequence ATGACTACGACCAATCCCCTGCTCGATTTCTCCGACCTGCCCCGTTTCGATCTGGTGCAGCCCGAACATGTCAAACCGGCCATCGAATCGCTGTTGACCGCGGGACGCGAGTTGATTGAACGCCTGACCAGCGACGCAACGCCGGCGACCTGGCGCGACTTCGCCGGTGCATTGTCCGACGGGCTGGAGCCATTTGGCCGTGCCTGGGGCGTTGTCGGTCATCTGCATTCGGTCAATGACGTGCCGGCCTGGCGCGAGGCTTACAACGAGATGCTGCCGGAAGTGTCGCGTTTCTACGCCGAACTCGGCCAGAACCTCAAGCTGTTCGACAAGTACAAGGCGCTGCGCAGCAGCCCGGAATACGCCACGCTGAGCATCGAGCAAAAGAAAGTGGTCGATAACGAAGTGCGCGATTTCCGCCTGAGTGGCGCCGAGCTGCCGGAAGACCAGAAGCCGCGCTTCCAGGCGATCATGGAAGAACTGTCGCAGCTTTCCGCCAAGTTTTCCGAGAACGTCCTCGACGCGACCAATGCCTTTGCCGAAGTGATCACCGACCCAGCCCTGCTCGCCGGCCTGCCGGACGATGCGATCGAGGCGGCCAAGGCTGCGGCTGAAAAGGCCGGCGTCGAAGGCTGGCGTTTCAGTCTGCAGGCGCCGTCCTACGGCCCGGTCATGCAATACGCCGACAACCGCGAGCTGCGCGCCCGGCTGTATCGCGCCTCGGCCACCCGCGCCGCCGAATTCCACGATGGCAGCAGTAAGCCGGAATGGGACAACACGCCGGTCATCAACCGCATGCTGGCCCTGCGCCTCGAAGACGCGAAGATGCTTGGCTTCAATAATTTCGCCGAAGTCTCGCTGGCCCCGAAAATGGCCGACACGCCGACCCAGGTGCTCGCCTTCCTGCGCGAGCTGGCAGCCAAGGCCAAGCCGTTTGCCGAGAAGGACATTGCCGAACTGAAGGCCTTTGCCAAGGACGAGCTGGGTCTGGACGATTTCCAGCCCTGGGATGCAGCCTACGTTTCCGAAAAGTTGCTGCAGGCGCGTTATGCCTTCTCCGAACACGAAGTGAAGCAGTACTTCACCGAGCCCAAGGTGCTCGGCGGCCTGTTCAACGTCATCGAAAGCCTGTTCAACGTCAAGGTCAAGCCGGATACGGCACCGGTCTGGCATGAGGACGTCAAATTCTTCCGTCTGGAGACGTCGACCGGGGAACTGGTCGGCCAGTTCTACCTCGACCTCTACGCCCGCGAAACCAAGCGCGGCGGGGCCTGGATGGACGAAGCCCGTTCACGTCGCCGGACGACGACCGGCATCCAGAAGCCGATTGCCTACCTCAACTGCAACTTCCCGCGCCCGGTCGGCGACAAGCCGGCCACCTTCACGCACGACGACGTGATCACGCTGTTCCACGAAACCGGCCACGGCCTGCACCACCTGCTGACGCGCGGCGAAGAACTCGGTGTTTCCGGTATCCACGGCGTCGAGTGGGATGCCGTCGAGCTGCCTTCGCAGTTCATGGAAAACTATTGCTGGGAATGGCAGGTCGTCGAAGGCATGACCGCCCACGTCGATACCGGTGCGACGCTGCCGCGCGCGCTGTTCGACAAGATGCTGGCCGCCAAGAATTTCCAGAGCGGCATGATGGCCGTGCGCCAGATCGAGTTCTCCTTGTTCGACATGCAACTGCATTCGGAATTCGACCCGCAGGGCACGTCGACCGTGATGGACCTGCTGCACGCCGTACGCGACGAAGTCGCCGTGCTTGTGCCGCCGGCCTGGCATCGTTTCCCGAATGCTTTCTCGCACATTTTTGGCGGCGGCTACGGAGCCGGCTATTTCAGCTACAAGTGGGCGGAAGTGCTCTCGGCCGACGCCTACGCGGCCTTCGAAGAAGCCGGCGATCCATTCGATGCCACCACCGGCAAGCGCTTTCTCGACGAAATCCTCTCGGCGGGCGGTTCGCGTCCGGCGATCGAATCCTTCAAGGCATTCCGCGGCCGTGAACCCAGTGTCGATGCCTTGCTGCGTCACAGCGGCATGGTTGCCGCCTGA
- a CDS encoding phosphoribosylaminoimidazolesuccinocarboxamide synthase → MTAPLFESTITSLPLINKGKVRDIYAVDADKLLIITTDRLSAFDVILPDPIPRKGEVLQAVANFWFEKLGHIVPNQLTGIDPESVVTENERDQVRGRAVVVKRLKPLPIEAVVRGYVIGSGWKDYQETGAICGIALPAGLKMAQKLPSPIFTPATKAAVGDHDENVSFATAQAHCGADLAEALAGTGKNGAQLADEARLAAIRLYEEACAYAKGRGIIIADTKFEFGIDAAGTLHLIDEALTPDSSRFWPADQYEEGKNPPSYDKQYVRDYLETLDWGKVAPGPKLPADVIARTSAKYIEAYERLTGKTL, encoded by the coding sequence GTGACCGCACCCCTTTTCGAATCCACCATCACCAGCCTGCCGCTGATCAATAAAGGCAAGGTCCGCGACATTTACGCGGTCGACGCCGACAAGCTGCTGATTATCACCACCGACCGCCTGTCGGCCTTCGACGTCATCCTGCCGGACCCGATTCCGCGCAAGGGCGAAGTGCTGCAAGCCGTGGCCAACTTCTGGTTCGAGAAACTCGGCCACATCGTACCGAACCAGCTGACCGGCATCGATCCCGAATCCGTCGTCACCGAGAACGAACGCGACCAGGTGCGCGGCCGTGCCGTCGTCGTCAAGCGCCTCAAGCCGCTGCCGATCGAAGCCGTCGTGCGCGGCTACGTCATCGGTTCCGGCTGGAAGGATTACCAGGAAACCGGCGCGATCTGCGGCATCGCGCTGCCGGCCGGCCTGAAAATGGCCCAGAAACTGCCCTCCCCGATCTTCACGCCGGCCACCAAGGCCGCCGTTGGCGATCATGACGAAAACGTCTCCTTCGCCACCGCCCAGGCCCATTGCGGTGCTGACCTGGCCGAAGCACTGGCCGGCACCGGCAAGAACGGCGCACAACTGGCCGACGAAGCCCGCCTCGCCGCCATCCGCCTCTATGAAGAAGCCTGCGCCTACGCCAAGGGCCGCGGCATCATCATCGCCGACACCAAGTTCGAATTCGGCATCGACGCGGCCGGCACCCTGCACCTGATCGACGAAGCCCTGACCCCGGACTCCTCGCGCTTCTGGCCGGCCGACCAGTACGAAGAAGGCAAGAACCCGCCCTCCTACGACAAGCAGTACGTCCGCGACTACCTGGAAACGCTGGACTGGGGCAAGGTTGCCCCCGGCCCGAAACTGCCGGCCGATGTCATTGCGCGAACCAGCGCAAAATACATCGAGGCGTACGAACGCCTGACCGGAAAAACTCTCTAA
- a CDS encoding Crp/Fnr family transcriptional regulator, translating to MNATVDRSNVLKLYPALAGLPAARLAELIRPEAVMHLPAGTQVFAEHQPCQGFPLLIDGSIKVVKLAASGRELMLYRVAPGGSCIISSSCLLGHSDYNARGIAETPLTLLALPVASFATLMVEHAPFRDFVFHLFADRIGELMQLVEEVAFSRLDQRLAKLILARNADSLSVTHQQLADELGSVREIVSRLLKGFAAQGLVSLAREQLTVTDRAGLQKLAAP from the coding sequence ATGAATGCCACGGTCGACCGCAGCAATGTGCTGAAACTCTACCCGGCGCTGGCCGGGCTGCCCGCCGCCCGGCTCGCCGAACTGATCCGCCCCGAAGCCGTCATGCATCTGCCGGCCGGCACCCAAGTCTTTGCTGAGCATCAACCCTGCCAGGGCTTCCCGCTGCTGATCGACGGCAGCATCAAGGTCGTCAAGCTGGCCGCCAGCGGCCGCGAGCTGATGCTCTATCGCGTCGCACCAGGCGGCTCCTGCATCATCAGTTCGAGCTGCCTGCTCGGTCACAGCGACTACAACGCTCGCGGCATTGCCGAAACGCCGCTCACCCTGCTCGCCCTGCCGGTGGCCAGCTTTGCCACCTTGATGGTCGAACACGCACCGTTCCGCGATTTCGTTTTCCATCTCTTTGCCGACCGTATCGGGGAACTGATGCAACTGGTCGAAGAAGTCGCCTTCTCGCGACTCGACCAGCGTCTGGCCAAGCTGATCCTGGCGCGCAATGCCGATTCGCTGAGCGTCACCCACCAGCAACTGGCCGACGAACTGGGCAGCGTTCGCGAAATCGTCAGCCGCCTGCTCAAGGGTTTTGCCGCACAAGGCCTGGTTTCGCTGGCCCGCGAGCAGTTGACCGTCACCGACCGGGCCGGCCTGCAAAAACTGGCGGCTCCGTGA
- a CDS encoding DUF2892 domain-containing protein, translated as MKPNVGGLDKILRIAAGAGLIGATVAGLLPAWGYIGIVPLATGLIGWCPAYPLLGMNSCPMKKD; from the coding sequence ATGAAACCGAATGTTGGCGGCCTCGACAAAATCCTTCGCATCGCAGCCGGTGCCGGCCTGATCGGCGCCACCGTTGCCGGCCTGCTGCCGGCCTGGGGCTACATCGGCATCGTGCCGCTGGCTACCGGCCTGATCGGCTGGTGCCCGGCCTACCCGCTGCTCGGCATGAATTCCTGCCCGATGAAGAAAGACTGA
- the pdxA gene encoding 4-hydroxythreonine-4-phosphate dehydrogenase PdxA: protein MRPLIAVTSGEPAGIGPELCLRLAAYAGEAHPVVLGDRSLLAERAQTLGLDIELRDFQPGAAVDRSNTAISTGRPILDVLHLPLAHPSVAGQLDAANGAYVLALLDRALAGCQSGEFAAMATAPVHKGVINEAGVHFTGHTEYLAEKTATPLVVMMLAGNTERGPLRVALVTTHLPLKDVSAAITPDVLEKTLRILDADLRRKYGLACPRILVAGLNPHAGEGGYLGREEIDVISPVLDRLKAEGMALSGPYPADTMFTPPILAQGDAVLAMYHDQGLTALKYATFGQGINVTLGLPIIRTSVDHGTALELAGSGRADPGSLFEAVAEAARMAVKQ from the coding sequence ATGCGGCCATTGATCGCGGTGACCAGCGGCGAACCGGCTGGCATCGGGCCTGAACTGTGTTTGCGGCTGGCGGCTTATGCCGGCGAGGCGCATCCGGTCGTACTTGGCGACCGTAGTTTGCTGGCCGAACGCGCCCAGACGCTTGGCCTGGATATTGAATTGCGTGATTTTCAGCCCGGTGCTGCGGTCGACCGCAGCAATACCGCCATTTCCACCGGCCGACCGATACTCGATGTCCTGCACCTGCCGCTGGCCCATCCATCGGTTGCTGGTCAGCTCGATGCGGCCAATGGCGCTTACGTGCTGGCCCTGCTCGACAGGGCGCTGGCCGGTTGCCAGTCGGGCGAGTTCGCCGCGATGGCGACGGCGCCGGTGCACAAGGGCGTGATCAACGAGGCCGGCGTGCATTTCACCGGTCACACCGAATATCTCGCCGAAAAGACGGCGACGCCGCTGGTCGTCATGATGCTGGCCGGCAACACCGAGCGTGGTCCTTTGCGTGTTGCGCTGGTCACGACCCACTTGCCGCTCAAGGATGTTTCGGCAGCGATCACGCCGGATGTGCTGGAAAAGACGCTGCGTATCCTCGATGCCGATCTGCGCCGCAAATACGGTCTGGCCTGTCCGCGTATCCTGGTTGCCGGCCTGAATCCGCATGCGGGCGAGGGCGGTTATCTCGGTCGCGAGGAAATCGATGTGATCAGCCCGGTGCTCGACCGTTTGAAAGCCGAAGGCATGGCGCTGAGCGGCCCGTATCCGGCTGACACGATGTTCACTCCGCCCATCCTGGCGCAGGGCGATGCCGTGCTGGCGATGTATCACGACCAGGGGCTGACGGCGCTTAAATACGCCACCTTCGGCCAGGGCATCAATGTCACGCTGGGTTTGCCGATCATTCGTACCTCGGTCGACCACGGTACGGCCCTTGAATTAGCCGGCAGCGGCCGGGCCGATCCCGGTAGTCTGTTTGAAGCGGTCGCCGAAGCGGCCAGAATGGCGGTAAAGCAATGA
- the xth gene encoding exodeoxyribonuclease III, which yields MKIAAWNVNSLKVRLPHLLDWLASAQPDALCLQELKLEDHNFPRAEIEAAGYHVAFSGQKTYNGVALLARQPIEDVLIGNPHLPDEQKRLITGTVGGARIVCAYMPNGQAVGSDKYDYKLRWLDALAVWLAEELAAHPQLALCGDYNIAPDDRDVHDPARWADGILVSPPERAAFQRLLDLGLSDSFRLFEQPEKTFSWWDYRMLGFQKNLGLRIDHILLSKPLAERCTAAGVDRAPRKLERPSDHAPVWATLG from the coding sequence ATGAAAATCGCTGCCTGGAACGTCAATTCACTCAAAGTTCGCCTGCCCCATCTGCTCGACTGGCTCGCCTCGGCCCAGCCGGACGCGCTGTGCCTGCAGGAACTCAAGCTTGAAGACCACAATTTCCCGCGCGCCGAGATCGAGGCGGCCGGCTATCACGTCGCCTTTTCAGGCCAGAAGACCTACAACGGTGTCGCCCTGCTCGCCCGCCAGCCAATCGAAGATGTCCTGATCGGTAATCCGCACCTCCCGGACGAACAGAAACGCCTGATCACCGGCACGGTCGGCGGCGCACGCATCGTCTGTGCCTACATGCCGAATGGCCAGGCGGTCGGCAGCGACAAGTACGACTACAAACTGCGCTGGCTCGATGCGCTGGCGGTCTGGCTAGCCGAAGAACTGGCGGCGCATCCGCAACTGGCCCTGTGCGGCGATTACAACATTGCCCCGGACGACCGCGATGTGCACGACCCGGCACGCTGGGCCGACGGCATCCTCGTTTCGCCGCCCGAACGCGCCGCCTTCCAGCGCCTGCTCGATCTCGGCCTGAGCGACAGCTTCCGCCTCTTCGAACAACCGGAGAAAACCTTCTCATGGTGGGATTACCGCATGCTCGGTTTCCAGAAAAACCTCGGGCTGCGCATCGACCATATCCTGCTCTCGAAGCCTCTCGCCGAGCGCTGCACGGCAGCCGGTGTCGACCGCGCCCCACGCAAACTCGAACGCCCATCCGACCACGCGCCGGTCTGGGCGACGCTCGGATGA
- a CDS encoding peptidylprolyl isomerase — MPNSIRHLLLLITCLGSLLALPLSAAEEPKEADHIVAVVGDEVVTYFDLRTRLDSALKQLKKQGTPLPPQEELERQMLERLIMDRVQLQFAKESGMRVDDAQLDQAIGRIAANNKMTPQQFRQALEKDGIQYAKFREEIRSEMTMVRLREREVESKLVISDGEIDNYLANQAASGGSEEYQLAHILLRAPESASPEQLQKLRLRGEQALKRARAGENFAELTAAFSDAQDALQGGDLGWRLLDRMPALYAETASKLKPGEVSELLRSSAGFHIVKLLNKRGGSAPASVQQTRARHILIRINEIVSESEARRKLETVRERIVNGVDFAEQARLYSQDGSAAKGGELGWLNPGDTVPDFERAMDALKINEISPVIKSPFGMHLIQPLERRERDVSAERQRGAARQALRERKLDEAFQDWLRQLRDRAYVENRLEEK; from the coding sequence ATGCCCAATTCAATTCGTCATCTGCTTCTCCTGATCACTTGTCTGGGCAGCTTGCTGGCCTTGCCGCTCTCGGCTGCCGAAGAGCCCAAGGAAGCTGATCACATCGTGGCTGTCGTCGGTGATGAAGTCGTCACCTACTTTGACCTGCGCACGCGTCTTGATTCCGCTCTCAAGCAGCTCAAGAAGCAGGGTACGCCCTTGCCGCCGCAGGAGGAGCTTGAACGCCAGATGCTCGAGCGCCTGATCATGGATCGTGTCCAGCTCCAGTTCGCCAAGGAATCGGGCATGCGGGTCGATGATGCCCAGCTCGACCAGGCGATTGGCCGGATTGCCGCCAATAACAAGATGACACCGCAGCAGTTCCGTCAGGCGCTGGAAAAGGATGGCATCCAGTACGCCAAGTTCCGCGAGGAAATTCGCAGCGAAATGACCATGGTCCGGCTGCGTGAACGTGAAGTCGAGAGCAAGCTGGTCATTTCCGACGGCGAGATCGACAACTACCTGGCCAATCAGGCAGCATCGGGTGGCAGCGAGGAATACCAGCTGGCGCACATTCTGCTGCGGGCGCCCGAATCGGCCAGTCCGGAACAGTTGCAAAAGCTGCGCTTGCGCGGCGAACAGGCTTTGAAGCGGGCGCGTGCCGGCGAGAATTTTGCCGAACTGACCGCTGCTTTTTCCGATGCCCAGGATGCCCTGCAAGGTGGTGACCTTGGCTGGCGCTTGCTCGACCGCATGCCGGCGCTGTATGCCGAAACTGCCAGCAAGCTGAAACCCGGTGAAGTCAGCGAATTGCTGCGCTCCTCGGCCGGCTTCCATATCGTCAAGCTGCTCAACAAGCGTGGCGGCAGCGCTCCGGCTTCGGTGCAGCAGACCCGGGCGCGTCACATCCTGATCCGGATCAACGAGATTGTTTCCGAATCGGAAGCCCGTCGCAAGCTGGAAACTGTGCGCGAGCGGATTGTTAACGGTGTCGACTTTGCCGAACAGGCCCGCTTGTATTCGCAGGATGGTTCGGCGGCCAAGGGCGGTGAGCTTGGCTGGCTGAATCCGGGCGACACCGTGCCGGACTTCGAGCGTGCGATGGATGCCCTGAAAATCAACGAAATCAGCCCGGTCATCAAGTCGCCTTTCGGCATGCACCTGATTCAGCCCCTGGAACGGCGCGAACGCGACGTTTCGGCTGAGCGTCAGCGCGGTGCGGCCCGTCAGGCCCTGCGCGAGCGCAAGCTGGACGAGGCTTTCCAGGATTGGCTGCGCCAGTTGCGTGACCGTGCCTACGTTGAAAACCGGCTCGAAGAGAAATAA
- the rsmA gene encoding 16S rRNA (adenine(1518)-N(6)/adenine(1519)-N(6))-dimethyltransferase RsmA, with product MKEHVARKRFGQNFLVDQGIIGAIVSAVNPQRGDTLVEIGPGLGAITRPLLDRIEHLHVVEIDRDLIARLKKQYPPERMTIHAGDALAFDFASIGSKLHLVGNLPYNISTPLLFHLADYAEIVYDMHFMLQKEVVERMVAVPGESDFGRMSVMLQYRFHLEWLIDVPPESFDPPPKVQSAVVRLIPKDVAELHAKSHTKLSHVVLAAFSQRRKMLRNTLKGTLDDAGFAALEIDPTRRPEDLSVDDYVRIANYLT from the coding sequence ATGAAAGAACACGTCGCGCGCAAGCGTTTTGGGCAAAATTTCCTGGTCGACCAGGGCATTATTGGTGCCATTGTCTCGGCAGTGAATCCGCAACGCGGCGATACGCTGGTTGAAATCGGCCCCGGCCTGGGGGCGATTACCCGCCCGCTGCTCGACCGGATCGAGCATCTGCATGTTGTCGAAATCGACCGCGACCTGATCGCCCGGCTGAAAAAGCAGTACCCGCCGGAGCGCATGACGATCCATGCCGGCGATGCGCTGGCCTTCGATTTCGCCAGCATCGGCAGCAAGTTGCATCTGGTCGGCAACCTGCCGTACAACATCTCGACGCCGCTGCTTTTCCATCTGGCCGATTATGCCGAGATCGTCTACGACATGCATTTCATGCTCCAGAAGGAAGTCGTCGAGCGCATGGTGGCTGTGCCGGGCGAGTCCGATTTCGGCCGGATGTCGGTCATGCTGCAATACCGTTTCCATCTCGAATGGCTGATCGATGTGCCGCCGGAAAGCTTCGATCCGCCGCCCAAGGTGCAGTCCGCCGTGGTTCGTCTGATTCCGAAGGATGTTGCCGAGTTGCATGCCAAGAGCCACACCAAGCTCTCCCACGTCGTGCTTGCCGCCTTCTCGCAGCGCCGCAAGATGCTGCGCAACACGCTCAAGGGAACGCTCGATGATGCCGGCTTTGCCGCGCTGGAGATCGACCCGACCCGGCGTCCGGAAGACCTCTCGGTCGATGACTACGTGCGCATCGCCAATTACCTGACGTAA